One region of Halohasta litchfieldiae genomic DNA includes:
- a CDS encoding HAH_0734 family protein, whose amino-acid sequence MQQLIVKGDPGIRKGAIINYDGNEQICFGIQRQGDWHGPDEVQLWCTIGTEDEHETYEKRSYVPHWLEVDTIDADALDVVKARSELSV is encoded by the coding sequence ATGCAACAGCTCATCGTCAAGGGGGACCCCGGCATCCGCAAGGGCGCGATCATCAACTACGATGGGAACGAACAGATCTGTTTCGGCATCCAGCGACAGGGCGACTGGCACGGCCCTGACGAAGTCCAGCTGTGGTGTACCATCGGCACCGAAGACGAACACGAAACCTACGAAAAACGGTCCTACGTCCCACACTGGCTGGAGGTCGACACCATCGACGCCGACGCCCTCGATGTCGTCAAAGCCCGCAGCGAACTCTCTGTCTAA
- a CDS encoding proteasome assembly chaperone family protein, with amino-acid sequence MDDIDIEHVAERSLSDPVLIEGLPGVGHIGKLVAEHLVEEFDSECVRRVYADEFPPQVTVDDEGVTELTAAEFHGIQTPGDSPDLLVLTGDHQASTNAGHYKLTSAFLDVAESFGVDHAYALGGVPTGELVEEYTVLGAVTNADLKETLEAADVEFRADEPAGGIVGVSGLLLGLGERRGMNATCLMGETSGYLVDPKSAQAVLEVLQEVIGFEVDFSSLEDRAEEMEEVVGKIQEMQSQQQQQVMGDDDLRYIG; translated from the coding sequence ATGGACGACATCGATATCGAACACGTTGCGGAGCGTTCTCTCTCCGATCCCGTTCTTATCGAAGGATTGCCGGGTGTCGGTCACATCGGCAAACTCGTCGCCGAACACCTCGTCGAGGAGTTCGACAGCGAGTGTGTTCGCCGCGTCTACGCCGACGAGTTCCCCCCACAGGTAACGGTCGACGACGAGGGCGTGACCGAGCTCACCGCGGCCGAATTCCACGGTATTCAGACGCCCGGCGACAGTCCGGATCTCCTCGTACTGACAGGTGACCATCAGGCCTCGACAAACGCTGGCCACTACAAACTCACTTCGGCGTTTCTCGACGTTGCCGAGAGCTTCGGCGTCGACCACGCCTATGCGCTCGGCGGCGTCCCCACCGGCGAACTCGTCGAGGAATACACGGTGCTGGGAGCCGTGACGAACGCAGATCTCAAAGAGACTTTGGAGGCCGCCGATGTCGAGTTCCGTGCCGACGAGCCTGCCGGCGGCATTGTCGGTGTTAGTGGCCTCCTACTCGGACTCGGCGAGCGACGTGGCATGAATGCCACGTGTTTGATGGGCGAAACCAGCGGCTATCTGGTCGACCCGAAAAGCGCACAGGCTGTTCTTGAAGTCCTCCAAGAGGTCATCGGTTTCGAGGTCGACTTTAGCTCCCTCGAAGACCGCGCCGAGGAGATGGAGGAAGTCGTCGGCAAGATACAGGAGATGCAGTCCCAACAACAACAGCAGGTGATGGGCGACGACGATCTCCGATATATCGGCTGA
- a CDS encoding anthranilate synthase component I family protein translates to MRTPTVVTDRATFRSVAADAPPSARIPVEVQIDVRDPFDAYRKARDGPGGVFLETTGGQSGWGYFATEPVDRLTVSPSAVVADPDSTAATSAMGDYQRDTPSLAALDGLLSGETLVRGPCSVPYPCGAFGWLSYDIARELEDLPGEAVDDRQLPRAQIGVYDCVAAWSEPREDSVTLHVTCCPKLPDTAQIDESTLDEIYDDALNRATELARAAVGGDPDVGAPPVDATEAEFESDCGRAAFADRVRQIKQYIRDGDTFQANLSQCLTAPAAVHPVEAYDALRRVNPAPYSGLLEFSGRGKNRWSGLDLVSASPELLLERDGDQLLTEPIAGTRSRGRTPEADKAFETDLRSNDKERAEHAMLVDLERNDLGKVSTFGTVDVSEYRRVDRYSEVMHLVSVVEGRLREDRSLADAIAATFPGGTITGAPKPRTMEIIDELEPTQRGPYTGSMAMFGFDGRATLNIIIRTLTRHDDRYRLRVGAGIVHDSEPDAEYDETMAKGRALVTAIDEALTAGRMTIEEAAE, encoded by the coding sequence ATGCGAACACCGACCGTCGTCACCGACCGGGCAACCTTTCGGTCGGTGGCTGCCGACGCGCCACCGAGTGCGCGTATTCCAGTCGAGGTCCAAATCGACGTCAGGGACCCCTTCGACGCCTACCGAAAGGCCCGCGATGGCCCCGGTGGCGTCTTCTTGGAGACGACGGGCGGCCAGTCAGGCTGGGGGTATTTTGCCACAGAACCGGTCGACCGACTCACCGTTTCTCCCTCGGCTGTCGTTGCCGATCCCGATTCTACTGCCGCCACGAGCGCGATGGGCGACTACCAACGCGACACCCCATCGCTGGCCGCCCTTGACGGCCTCCTCTCGGGGGAAACGCTCGTCCGTGGCCCCTGCTCGGTTCCCTACCCTTGCGGCGCGTTCGGCTGGCTCTCCTACGATATCGCCCGCGAACTCGAAGATCTCCCCGGTGAGGCCGTCGATGACCGCCAACTCCCACGAGCGCAGATCGGCGTCTACGACTGTGTGGCCGCGTGGTCCGAACCACGCGAGGATTCAGTGACGCTACACGTTACCTGCTGTCCGAAACTCCCCGATACGGCACAGATCGACGAGTCGACACTCGACGAGATCTACGATGACGCACTTAATCGGGCGACAGAGCTTGCGAGAGCCGCTGTCGGCGGTGACCCTGACGTGGGTGCGCCGCCAGTCGACGCTACCGAAGCGGAGTTCGAGAGTGACTGTGGCCGAGCGGCGTTTGCCGACCGAGTCCGCCAGATCAAACAGTATATCCGCGACGGCGATACGTTTCAGGCGAACCTCTCGCAGTGCCTGACCGCGCCCGCTGCAGTCCACCCCGTCGAAGCCTACGACGCCCTCCGGCGGGTCAATCCCGCGCCTTACTCCGGTCTCCTAGAATTCTCGGGTCGTGGCAAGAATCGGTGGAGTGGGCTTGACCTCGTTAGTGCCAGCCCCGAACTCCTATTAGAGCGTGATGGCGACCAGCTACTGACCGAGCCTATCGCTGGAACGCGCTCCCGTGGTCGGACGCCAGAGGCTGATAAAGCGTTCGAGACGGATCTTAGATCGAACGACAAGGAACGGGCCGAACACGCGATGTTGGTCGACCTCGAACGCAACGATCTGGGAAAAGTAAGTACGTTCGGCACCGTCGACGTCAGCGAGTACCGGCGTGTCGACCGCTACTCGGAAGTCATGCATCTCGTCTCGGTCGTGGAGGGTCGACTCCGCGAGGATCGGTCGCTGGCCGACGCTATCGCCGCCACCTTTCCCGGCGGGACGATCACCGGCGCACCGAAACCGCGGACGATGGAAATCATCGACGAACTGGAGCCGACCCAGCGCGGTCCCTACACCGGAAGCATGGCGATGTTCGGATTCGATGGGCGGGCAACCCTCAATATAATTATTCGGACCCTAACGCGGCACGACGACCGCTATCGGCTCCGTGTCGGCGCGGGGATCGTCCACGATTCCGAGCCCGACGCCGAGTACGACGAAACGATGGCCAAGGGTCGAGCGCTTGTCACCGCGATTGATGAGGCGCTGACCGCTGGCCGCATGACAATCGAGGAGGCCGCGGAATGA
- a CDS encoding 50S ribosomal protein L44e, giving the protein MEMPRRMNTYCPHCDSHQEHEVEKVRTGRSTGMKKVQDRQRRRAKSTIGNAGKFSKVPGGDKPTKKTNLTYRCSDCGKAHMRKGWRAGRLTFQE; this is encoded by the coding sequence ATGGAAATGCCACGCCGAATGAATACGTACTGTCCGCACTGTGACTCCCATCAAGAACACGAAGTCGAGAAGGTCCGAACGGGCCGCTCGACGGGGATGAAGAAGGTCCAGGATCGGCAGCGACGCCGCGCCAAGTCGACCATCGGGAACGCAGGCAAGTTCTCGAAGGTGCCGGGTGGCGACAAACCAACGAAGAAGACGAACCTCACCTACCGCTGCAGTGACTGCGGCAAGGCCCACATGCGCAAAGGATGGCGTGCTGGCCGACTTACATTCCAGGAATAA
- a CDS encoding helix-hairpin-helix domain-containing protein encodes MALLNKLKSILGIGGGRDGDDERTDTSVTVEREASDAVASDESSDADTDTAVPSDVDEAVDEETDSESVATETDASASTGSMTEMDDSETESATEPSEAVGPPTDSVDEEPANRDIEDVIDEAEDVDESSDADESVAAGTDASASTGSVTDTDPEQAAEPSEAAGPSTDSVEETAPNIETTETLDESEIDESEDVDETADPDPVDESEDTSAPVKSIKGIGPAYSDRLNDVGITSVAELAAADAETLSEEVDVSPKIVGDWIDRAANQ; translated from the coding sequence ATGGCCCTGCTGAACAAACTGAAGTCGATTCTCGGTATTGGAGGAGGTCGTGATGGGGACGACGAGCGGACCGATACCTCAGTGACGGTCGAACGCGAGGCCAGCGATGCGGTCGCCTCCGACGAGTCGTCCGATGCCGATACCGACACGGCGGTGCCTTCTGATGTCGACGAGGCAGTCGACGAGGAGACCGACAGCGAGTCAGTCGCAACCGAGACGGATGCGTCGGCCTCGACGGGCTCGATGACCGAGATGGACGACTCCGAAACCGAATCTGCCACCGAGCCGAGTGAGGCGGTTGGTCCACCAACTGACTCGGTCGACGAGGAGCCGGCCAACCGTGATATCGAAGACGTCATCGACGAAGCCGAAGACGTCGACGAGAGTTCAGACGCGGACGAATCGGTTGCTGCTGGCACGGATGCGTCGGCCTCGACCGGATCGGTCACCGACACCGACCCCGAGCAGGCCGCCGAGCCAAGCGAGGCAGCCGGCCCGTCGACCGACAGTGTCGAAGAAACTGCCCCCAATATCGAGACTACTGAGACGCTTGACGAATCAGAAATCGACGAATCTGAGGACGTCGACGAGACGGCGGACCCCGACCCAGTCGACGAATCCGAAGACACCAGTGCTCCAGTAAAGAGTATCAAGGGCATCGGACCAGCCTACTCGGATCGTCTCAACGATGTCGGAATCACCTCGGTTGCAGAACTTGCTGCGGCCGATGCCGAGACGTTAAGTGAGGAGGTCGACGTTTCTCCGAAAATCGTCGGCGACTGGATCGACCGCGCCGCAAACCAGTAG
- a CDS encoding RNA-guided endonuclease InsQ/TnpB family protein, protein MSGDEYCRRTAITRLSVSPTDESLLRETISEWKEGCQIASDKAWECCHSKSDVQQLAYDDIREQTTLGSQHAILACHQAADNIKSCISCRRDGRKAGKPTYTSPTITYDSRTMTVFPEKEAVSLTTHGNHSRVRADLVLPDDDDGYQHQYVSSEAWESTQSTLHYRNGEWYLHLGFRKHRPHADKTETTENGTVLGVDLGVNEIAVTSTARFFSAGQLNHDRREFKRVRTDLQEHGSRNAHRTLESMRGRETEYVTHVLHAVANGILQEALNYDCDGIVFEELDGIRRRLPNAAWHSKWAFDRLYQYVQYKAESEGLFVDTTSPKNTSKRCAECGFVHGANRPSRDRFDCQNCETRNHADYNAAKNVAEMYLRREQQSSCRRGVSQYALKSGTVSPDQGFTPYPAESTDKPSPQQSQRA, encoded by the coding sequence GTGTCGGGCGACGAATACTGTCGCAGAACTGCTATCACACGCCTCTCAGTGTCTCCGACCGATGAGTCACTGCTCCGCGAAACGATCAGCGAATGGAAAGAAGGGTGTCAGATCGCGTCGGACAAGGCATGGGAGTGTTGTCACTCCAAGTCAGACGTGCAGCAACTCGCTTACGACGACATTCGCGAGCAAACCACGCTTGGAAGTCAGCATGCGATTCTCGCCTGTCATCAGGCCGCCGACAACATCAAGTCCTGTATCTCATGCCGTCGAGATGGGAGAAAAGCCGGAAAACCCACGTATACGAGTCCGACGATCACCTACGACAGCCGGACGATGACAGTCTTTCCCGAAAAAGAAGCGGTGTCACTGACTACCCATGGCAACCATTCACGGGTGCGGGCTGACCTCGTTCTCCCCGATGACGACGATGGCTACCAACATCAGTATGTTTCTTCGGAGGCGTGGGAATCGACGCAGTCGACGCTCCATTATCGCAACGGAGAGTGGTACTTACACCTCGGATTCCGCAAACACAGACCACATGCCGATAAAACAGAGACAACCGAGAACGGAACGGTTCTCGGGGTCGACCTCGGTGTGAACGAAATCGCAGTCACCAGCACGGCGCGATTCTTTTCGGCTGGACAACTGAATCACGACCGTCGGGAGTTCAAGCGAGTCCGTACCGATCTCCAAGAGCATGGATCTCGGAACGCACACCGAACGCTCGAATCCATGCGTGGTCGAGAAACCGAGTACGTAACTCACGTCTTGCACGCAGTCGCCAACGGAATACTCCAGGAAGCACTCAACTACGACTGCGACGGTATCGTGTTTGAGGAGTTGGACGGTATCCGAAGGCGGTTGCCGAATGCGGCATGGCACTCGAAATGGGCATTTGATCGGCTGTATCAATATGTCCAGTACAAAGCCGAAAGTGAAGGATTATTTGTCGATACGACGAGCCCGAAAAACACATCAAAACGATGCGCCGAATGTGGATTCGTTCACGGCGCTAACCGGCCAAGCCGCGACAGATTCGACTGTCAGAACTGTGAAACGCGAAACCACGCCGATTACAATGCAGCCAAGAATGTTGCCGAAATGTATCTCCGACGCGAGCAACAGTCTTCGTGTCGGAGGGGCGTCAGTCAATACGCCCTGAAATCCGGGACAGTGAGCCCAGATCAGGGATTCACACCATACCCAGCCGAGTCCACGGACAAGCCCTCCCCACAACAAAGCCAGCGGGCCTGA
- a CDS encoding translation initiation factor IF-2 subunit alpha, whose translation MKYSGWPETGDLVVGKVDEITDFGVFVDLDEYENKRGLAHISEVASGWIKNVRDHVRVGQTVVAKVLDVNESSQQIDLSIKDVNEHQRKEKIQEWKNEQKADNWMLLALGEEVDDETYGAVANGLLAEYESLYDAFEQAAIHGGEALEDTDLSDEEIESIVETARENVSVPYVNVTGYVDLECPAPDGVDVVKEALKAAEGNGEIPNEIELSVSYVGSPEYRIKVRAPDYKTAERELESSADRAKEAIEAAGGSGHYHRERSEEDE comes from the coding sequence ATGAAATACAGTGGCTGGCCCGAGACGGGCGACCTCGTCGTCGGTAAAGTCGACGAAATCACCGATTTCGGGGTCTTCGTCGACCTCGATGAGTACGAGAACAAACGCGGGCTCGCCCACATCAGCGAGGTCGCATCCGGCTGGATCAAAAATGTCCGCGACCACGTCCGCGTTGGACAGACGGTCGTTGCCAAGGTGCTCGACGTCAACGAGAGCTCCCAGCAGATCGATCTCTCGATCAAGGACGTCAACGAACACCAGCGCAAAGAGAAGATCCAGGAGTGGAAAAACGAGCAGAAGGCCGACAACTGGATGCTGCTTGCGCTCGGCGAGGAGGTCGACGACGAGACCTACGGTGCGGTCGCAAACGGCCTGCTCGCGGAGTACGAATCGCTGTACGACGCCTTCGAGCAGGCGGCAATCCACGGCGGAGAGGCGCTCGAAGACACCGATCTTAGCGACGAGGAGATCGAGTCTATCGTCGAGACCGCCCGCGAGAACGTCTCGGTCCCGTACGTCAACGTTACCGGCTATGTCGACCTCGAATGTCCGGCTCCTGACGGCGTCGACGTCGTCAAAGAGGCGCTGAAGGCCGCCGAAGGCAACGGCGAGATCCCCAACGAGATCGAACTCTCGGTGTCCTACGTTGGCTCGCCGGAGTACCGGATCAAGGTCCGTGCGCCGGACTACAAAACCGCCGAGCGAGAGCTCGAATCGAGTGCTGACCGCGCCAAAGAAGCCATCGAGGCTGCCGGTGGTTCGGGACACTACCACCGCGAGCGCAGCGAAGAAGACGAGTAG
- a CDS encoding YeiH family protein, protein MRLKRLLPGVGVLCIGAILARAIASVTGVTALLVAIALGAILVNGPGVPDRLLPGLATHNIWLGAGIVLMGASLTLETVREAGLVVLVVVVAVAVLTIVGIEILSRSVFGLDDKLGSLLAAGAGICGVSAVVAVGGAVRARETQIAYAAATVLLFDAVTLVVYPIAGELLGLSDVVFGIWAGVSMFSTGPVVAVGFAYSEVAGQWATLTKLTRNALIGFVVLGYAAYYTRAETEGRLSVRTLWEEFPTFVLGFIALSIVGSLGILSPAQLTTIDTAYSWLFSVAFVGLGTEIDLGKLRNTGIRPVVVVLVSLTIGSVLSLAVLTILF, encoded by the coding sequence CTGCGGCTCAAACGGCTGCTTCCAGGAGTCGGTGTCCTCTGTATTGGGGCGATACTCGCACGAGCTATCGCCTCTGTTACTGGCGTTACTGCGCTGCTTGTCGCAATCGCACTCGGAGCGATCCTCGTCAACGGGCCTGGCGTTCCGGACCGATTGCTTCCGGGGCTTGCAACGCACAATATCTGGCTCGGTGCCGGAATCGTGCTGATGGGTGCCTCGCTCACGCTAGAGACTGTTCGTGAGGCAGGTCTCGTCGTTCTTGTGGTTGTTGTGGCGGTAGCTGTCCTCACCATTGTCGGTATCGAGATTCTCTCACGGAGCGTGTTCGGTCTCGACGACAAGCTGGGATCGCTGCTTGCGGCGGGGGCTGGGATCTGTGGCGTCTCGGCGGTCGTCGCGGTGGGTGGTGCTGTGCGCGCACGGGAAACACAGATCGCCTATGCGGCGGCCACGGTGCTACTGTTTGATGCGGTGACACTCGTTGTCTACCCGATTGCTGGCGAACTGCTCGGCCTCTCGGATGTCGTCTTCGGCATCTGGGCCGGTGTCAGCATGTTCTCGACGGGACCGGTTGTCGCCGTCGGCTTCGCCTACTCGGAGGTTGCCGGACAGTGGGCGACGCTGACGAAACTCACTCGCAACGCGCTGATCGGATTCGTCGTCCTTGGCTACGCAGCCTACTATACACGGGCAGAAACGGAAGGTCGACTCTCCGTGCGGACGCTCTGGGAGGAGTTTCCGACGTTCGTGCTCGGATTTATCGCCCTCTCGATTGTCGGGAGTCTCGGCATTCTCTCACCAGCACAGCTTACTACCATCGACACCGCCTACAGCTGGCTGTTCAGTGTTGCCTTCGTCGGCCTCGGCACCGAAATCGATCTCGGGAAGCTCCGAAACACGGGGATCCGACCTGTCGTGGTCGTGCTGGTGTCGCTGACTATCGGGAGTGTGCTGTCGCTGGCAGTGCTGACGATACTATTCTGA
- a CDS encoding aminotransferase class IV yields the protein MSDQGLLYHVDGDLVPASEATVNVRDRGFLYGDAAFETMRAYGGKVFEWNAHMDRLRETCEVLDFDHGLSDAELRERVDDTLAANELAEAYVRLSITRGVQPGKLTPDTEVDPTVVVIVSQLPRGGRGDESVWDGPATLQTVKTKRVPDESIPSQAKTHNYLNGILARLELRVSDADEAVMVDVDGHVTEGATSNLFFVRDNALRTPSLDGPVLPGITRRVVLELAAEEGIPVEEGQYTPEEIRNADEVFLTNSTWEIRPVETVDGLSVGDDEDDGSTETAAGPVTTLLSRLFDARVESTHYE from the coding sequence ATGAGTGATCAAGGGCTGTTGTATCACGTCGACGGCGACCTCGTCCCAGCTTCGGAGGCGACCGTCAACGTCCGGGATCGCGGCTTTTTATACGGCGATGCGGCCTTTGAGACGATGCGGGCCTACGGCGGCAAGGTTTTTGAGTGGAATGCCCACATGGATCGGCTCCGAGAGACCTGCGAAGTGCTCGACTTTGACCATGGACTGAGTGACGCGGAGCTTCGAGAGCGAGTCGACGACACCCTCGCGGCAAACGAGTTAGCCGAAGCCTACGTCCGGCTTTCAATCACTCGTGGTGTCCAACCGGGGAAACTGACTCCAGATACCGAGGTCGACCCGACGGTCGTGGTCATCGTCAGTCAACTCCCCCGCGGCGGCCGCGGTGATGAGTCCGTGTGGGACGGCCCGGCAACCCTCCAGACAGTCAAAACCAAGCGCGTCCCCGACGAGTCGATTCCATCTCAGGCAAAGACGCACAACTATCTCAACGGCATTTTGGCTCGGCTCGAACTCCGGGTGAGCGATGCCGACGAGGCCGTGATGGTTGACGTCGATGGCCACGTCACCGAGGGCGCGACAAGTAACCTGTTTTTTGTTCGGGACAACGCGCTCCGAACCCCGAGTCTCGATGGCCCGGTGCTGCCGGGGATCACGCGACGGGTTGTCCTTGAGTTGGCCGCCGAGGAGGGGATTCCAGTCGAAGAAGGCCAGTATACGCCCGAGGAGATCCGAAACGCTGACGAGGTGTTTCTGACCAACTCGACGTGGGAGATCCGACCCGTCGAGACCGTCGACGGGCTCTCAGTCGGTGACGACGAGGACGACGGGTCGACCGAGACGGCTGCTGGACCGGTGACGACGCTGTTGTCGCGGCTGTTCGACGCCCGCGTTGAGTCGACCCACTACGAGTGA
- a CDS encoding RNA-protein complex protein Nop10 has product MKSDIRVCADWESEHDRPVYSLGDSCPDCGGSTENSAPAPFSPEDPYGEYRRSLKRRERE; this is encoded by the coding sequence ATGAAATCCGATATTCGTGTCTGTGCGGACTGGGAGTCCGAACATGACCGCCCCGTCTACAGTCTCGGTGATTCCTGCCCGGACTGTGGCGGGTCGACCGAAAACAGCGCACCAGCGCCGTTCAGCCCTGAGGACCCCTACGGTGAGTACCGACGGTCTCTTAAGCGGCGCGAACGCGAATAA
- a CDS encoding thiolase domain-containing protein: MTTVRIAGVGLTPFGAHGDRAGRELFAAAALAAFEDAGVDRDAVDQLNYGNFMGALAEHQGHQAPLMAEAAGLSCPATRYEEACASAGVAVREAVRSIRSGEADVILAGGMERMTTLDTGQATAALAIAADELYEVRAGVTFPSAYALMARAYFDRFGGEREDLAHIAVKNHANALENEYAQYQKEISVDQALDSPPVASPLHLYDACPITDGASAILLVSEEYAEEHGVEAPVSITGSGQGGDNLALQDRQQMAQTPATEIAAEEAYADAEITAQDVDFAEVHDCFTIAEVLAIEGLGLFEPGEGISAAREGQTTPDGETPINLSGGLKAKGHPVGATGGSQIAEITRLLRGDHPNSDAVDDATVGVSHNAGGTVASAVVHVLEVDQ, encoded by the coding sequence ATGACCACTGTCCGAATCGCTGGTGTCGGGCTGACTCCGTTCGGTGCCCATGGTGACCGTGCTGGCCGGGAGCTGTTTGCGGCGGCCGCGCTGGCGGCCTTCGAGGACGCTGGCGTCGACCGCGATGCGGTCGACCAGCTCAACTACGGCAACTTCATGGGTGCCCTCGCCGAGCATCAGGGCCATCAGGCCCCGCTGATGGCCGAAGCCGCCGGACTCAGCTGTCCGGCCACTCGCTACGAGGAGGCCTGTGCTTCAGCCGGTGTCGCTGTCCGGGAGGCTGTCCGGTCGATTCGCTCCGGCGAGGCCGATGTGATTCTCGCCGGCGGGATGGAGCGAATGACGACTCTCGACACCGGTCAGGCGACCGCCGCGCTGGCGATTGCGGCCGACGAACTGTACGAGGTTCGGGCTGGCGTCACCTTCCCAAGCGCCTACGCGTTGATGGCACGGGCCTACTTCGACCGATTCGGCGGCGAACGCGAGGATCTAGCCCACATTGCGGTCAAAAACCACGCCAACGCACTGGAAAACGAGTACGCCCAGTATCAAAAGGAGATCAGCGTCGACCAAGCCCTCGATAGTCCACCTGTCGCCTCCCCGCTCCACCTGTATGATGCCTGTCCGATCACAGATGGTGCGAGTGCTATCCTTCTGGTCTCCGAGGAGTATGCCGAGGAACACGGCGTCGAGGCTCCGGTGTCGATCACCGGCAGCGGACAGGGCGGCGACAATCTCGCTCTCCAAGACCGCCAGCAGATGGCCCAGACGCCGGCAACCGAAATTGCCGCCGAGGAGGCGTATGCCGATGCCGAAATCACGGCCCAAGACGTCGACTTCGCGGAGGTTCACGACTGCTTTACCATCGCCGAAGTACTGGCAATCGAGGGTCTCGGGCTGTTCGAGCCGGGCGAGGGAATCTCCGCAGCGCGCGAGGGACAAACGACCCCCGACGGCGAGACACCGATCAACCTCTCAGGCGGCCTGAAAGCCAAGGGCCATCCGGTCGGCGCGACCGGCGGGAGTCAGATCGCCGAGATCACCCGTCTGCTCCGTGGTGACCATCCGAACAGTGACGCCGTCGACGACGCCACTGTCGGTGTCAGCCACAACGCGGGCGGGACGGTTGCCAGCGCAGTTGTTCACGTTCTGGAGGTCGACCAATGA
- a CDS encoding Rieske (2Fe-2S) protein, translating to MSSASRITSVDEVPEETTFLFRVQPVDGDEQKEAILVRDDEGIISWLNYCQHYTHIKLDKGSGAELRNGEVVCTNHGAYFEVDSGRCSFGPCEGAFLNEIDIEVEDGEVYLVDVDYEFVGIGEIETADDDLGSKSNYKF from the coding sequence ATGAGTTCCGCGAGCCGAATTACGTCGGTCGACGAAGTTCCCGAGGAGACGACCTTTCTATTCCGAGTGCAACCAGTCGACGGCGACGAACAGAAGGAGGCCATCTTAGTCCGGGACGACGAGGGCATCATCAGCTGGCTCAACTACTGCCAGCATTACACCCACATCAAACTCGACAAAGGCTCGGGGGCCGAGCTCCGCAACGGCGAAGTGGTCTGTACGAATCACGGCGCGTACTTCGAGGTCGACAGCGGTCGGTGTTCGTTTGGCCCGTGTGAGGGTGCGTTCTTGAATGAGATCGATATTGAGGTCGAAGATGGCGAGGTGTATCTGGTCGACGTCGACTACGAGTTTGTTGGAATCGGTGAGATCGAAACTGCAGACGACGATCTGGGCTCGAAATCGAACTACAAGTTCTAA
- a CDS encoding 30S ribosomal protein S27e, translated as MAGTYVRVKCSDCENEQIVFGKAATTVSCAVCGTTLAVPTGGMAEIDHEIVETVEAR; from the coding sequence ATGGCAGGAACATACGTCCGCGTGAAATGTAGTGATTGCGAGAACGAACAGATCGTCTTCGGCAAGGCCGCCACCACCGTTAGCTGTGCGGTCTGCGGGACGACCCTCGCAGTGCCAACCGGCGGCATGGCCGAAATCGATCACGAAATCGTCGAGACTGTCGAAGCTCGATAA
- a CDS encoding anthranilate synthase component II, with the protein MTAAESEPQQERAAGGVAGNVDGGPRILVIDNYDSFVYNLVQYVGEFAGEVAVRRNDMVDLDWIRRLDPDGIVLSPGPGTPQSAGISMDVFDLECPIFGVCLGHQAMCAALGAPVGHAPDVVHGKPSSISHDGQGLFEGLPESLRVGRYHSLCVDREDLPDELIETAHTVDEREVVMGVRHREKPQFGVQFHPESILTDDGKRMVENFVHRCEEASDE; encoded by the coding sequence ATGACCGCGGCTGAATCGGAGCCACAGCAAGAGCGTGCGGCGGGAGGTGTGGCTGGCAACGTCGACGGTGGTCCCCGAATCCTCGTGATCGACAACTACGATTCGTTCGTCTACAATCTCGTCCAGTACGTCGGCGAGTTTGCCGGCGAGGTGGCCGTCCGGCGCAACGACATGGTCGACCTCGATTGGATTCGTCGACTCGATCCGGATGGAATCGTCCTTTCTCCGGGTCCCGGCACCCCCCAGTCAGCGGGAATTTCGATGGACGTGTTCGACCTCGAGTGCCCGATATTCGGCGTCTGTCTCGGCCATCAAGCGATGTGTGCGGCCCTCGGTGCGCCGGTGGGCCACGCGCCGGATGTCGTCCACGGCAAACCCTCGTCGATCAGCCACGACGGCCAAGGGTTGTTCGAGGGCCTCCCTGAGAGCCTTCGGGTCGGCCGGTATCACTCGCTGTGTGTCGACCGCGAGGACCTACCCGACGAACTGATCGAAACCGCCCATACCGTCGACGAACGCGAGGTCGTCATGGGGGTCCGCCACCGCGAGAAACCCCAGTTCGGCGTCCAGTTCCACCCCGAGAGCATTCTCACCGACGACGGGAAACGGATGGTCGAAAACTTCGTCCATCGGTGTGAGGAGGCCAGCGATGAGTGA